From the genome of Cryptococcus neoformans var. neoformans B-3501A chromosome 1, whole genome shotgun sequence, one region includes:
- a CDS encoding hypothetical protein (HMMPfam hit to RNA_pol_Rpb5_C, RNA polymerase Rpb5, C-terminal domain, score: 140.1, E(): 4.9e-39; HMMPfam hit to RNA_pol_Rpb5_N, RNA polymerase Rpb5, N-terminal domain, score: 87.1, E(): 4.4e-23): MSNEANRELARLWRVSRTVHEMVRDRGYLLADYEINVSFEEFKDRHGATGSVEWMKCPQADKSSSRSNMSFDAIHENDNTDKIFVYFCADKNVSKASMKTFIGSMDKMGARRGIIIWSEKMSPAAKKTLQEMQSEYHLEDFPESDLLVNITKHFLVPKHTVMKPEEKSALIKRYRLKETQLPRIMITDPVAKYYGLKRGQVMKIERASETAGRYITYRICM; encoded by the exons ATGTCCAATGAAGCGAACCGAGAATTAGCTAGATTATGGCGTGTTTCCCGAACCGTCCACGAGATGGTTAGAGATCGA GGGTACTTGCTTGCCGATTATGAGATCAACGTTTCGTTCGAAGAGTTCAAGGACAGGCATGGTGCGACTGGATCTGTCGA ATGGATGAAATGTCCGCAAGCTGACAAATCTTCAAGCCGTTCCAACATGAGCTTCGATGCCATTCACGAGAACGACAACACCGACAAAATCTTTGTGTACTTTTGCGCGGACAAGAATGTCAGCAAGGCTTCTATGAAGAC TTTTATTGGTTCTATGGACAAGATGGGTGCTAGGCGAGgaatcatcatctggaGTGAAAAGATGTCACCGGCGGCCAAAAAG ACATTACAAGAAATGCAGTCCGAGTATCACCTCGAAGATTTCCCAGAATCCGACCTTCTCGTCAACATCACCAAACACTTCCTCGTCCCCAAGCACACCGTCATGAAGCCTGAAGAAAAGTCTGCTCTCATCAAGCGATA CCGGTTGAAGGAGACTCAGTTACCACGTATCATGATCACCGATCCCGTGGCCAAATACTACGGCTTGAAGAGAGGACAGGTTATGAAGATTGAGCGAGCGAGTGAGACTGCTGGACG GTACATTACTTACCGTATTTGCATGTAA
- a CDS encoding hypothetical protein (HMMPfam hit to ABC_membrane, ABC transporter transmembrane region, score: 149.1, E(): 9.3e-42; HMMPfam hit to ABC_tran, ABC transporter, score: 249.8, E(): 4.7e-72), whose translation MDVSNISLPSPSLISTIRTVPSLIVLLLSLLFSIPPFKQLGNRLALVSSDFVTLRSLVPPEPATAAQKADEQARRPRAWKESVLAALSLAEAAAWTGITGWKTLQLVDKNGVTLRDALLSVGMVVVWLGIFSTFAFRPLTTPPWSVLIAAILLFVVSAWTVGQAWYIQTITGFLPSWASSGRIALELVNAGATAGIILVLGSLKLASPEVLSRLPQVAPDDNVTLFSWVTFSWVDSFIRYGNSQELEPEDLPPLSMTQQTAIVFEKFRQVTTSKLVNKLFVVNKLDMALDASLTLVSVILNYAGPFFLNRILSEGLDIRSREAMSRAYVFALFALFASISKALVDLLHLWHSRRAAVRIKAELTAAVYDKALRRKDASGIVSKTGAEGKEKDGKQEKMSNADSGKVVNLMSGDTTRIANTVSGAYFIYSAPFEIVVASIFLYNILGWSAFAGILVLVVAAPLNSLVSSRSVKITQDLLKARDKRIGVMNELIGAIQFIKFFAWIEQWKGRAAEARSNEMKQMIRSLINNVWFALLWSLAPILVTLVSFFCYIIIEKRDLTVSVAFTAISLFTMLRLPLNIIPSYIVVILQSLVSIQRIEDFLAEDEVPDWVSSLKRSGTQNDEATKIGFENASFRWNTGQQSSSSETIEPSKGKQPSFEPGPLDDSVLTDGSTVVEDTFFTLSDLNINFPIGKLSVVTGPTGSGKTALLIALLGEMELLNGRSYLPKNTTQVDSSSGLRNSIAYAAQTPWLQQTSIKNNILFGEPFDEERYEMVLEACALNPDLDVLEDGDMTEIGAKGVSLSGGQKARVALARAVYSYTQHLLLDDPLAAVDSHTARHLTDKCLNGPILKGRTVVLISHHVELLLPSTDYLVRILDGRVDIQGTCQELRERGDLDGMVALEEAELRKDVGKGKGKSQEEEVVEGEDADVQETKKEKRKGPGKKLIQDEERAIGNVKWETYKLYIVAATYTTWAWTVFVLILSQLCTVAERYWLKVWGEAYSKQRVTTLFTMFKPAIHDLTNHYFDNDLHQHVLQHSVPKNVTFAASELVSVDISGITSRFPSAETDPTFYLAVYTAIVLGAAMLGVASSGIGAWSSYKAAVTIHDRLLDRIMRATVRFFSVTPLGRIINRFSRDVEVIDSSLNGALRTVLIYVSSLIAAIGVVGFIVPWFLVPAAVISYLYYQYSVLYLRVGRSLRRLEATLRSPIFSGFAELLDGVISVRAFSAEARFMEQLCKQVDQTNQAFYYYWMMNRWLLLRFDVLGAISVALTTLLALSGAVPAGSAGMAIVSAQSFVSACYWVSRFWGQLEMDFNSVERVQEYLSVPQEPPAVIASNRPPAYWPANTGAPDFLSVRDVEIKYAPDLPTVFKGSFDVKAGEKVGLIGRTGSGKSTLGMSLLRFTDPTSGSIFLDGIDITKIGVDDLRSRITYIPQDAVLFSGTVRENLDPFTEHTDAELYDALARVNLGPQGTTPLASRAPSRVASSRRLDAIVAEESTAQSSASSAFGSAFSSANARTTITLATEVSAGGSNFSQGQRQLVAMARALLRRSNLIIMDEATASVDFATDEAIQTAIRSEFRDSTLLTIAHRLSSVIDYDRLLVLSDGAVAEFDTPINLLRKDGSLFKSLCEKSGKYKELFRAAEKKEQDDQKNKSDSG comes from the exons ATGGACGTCTCAAATATC AgcctcccttctccttctcttatATCCACCATTCGAACTGTCCCTTCTCTCATCGTGctgcttctctccttgctcttctcgaTTCCGCCTTTTAAGCAACTCGGCAACCGACTTGCTCTCGTTTCCTCCGACTTTGTCACCCTTCGCTCCCTCGTACCTCCTGAACCAGCTACGGCTGCGCAAAAAGCAGACGAACAAGCTCGTCGGCCTAGAGCATGGAAAGAATCTGTCCTGGCGGCACTTTCTCTTGCAGAAGCTGCTGCATGGACCGGTATCACTGGATGGAAGACCCTTCAACTTGTTGATAAAAATGGCGTGACTTTGAGAGACGCACTGCTCTCTGTTGGCatggtggtggtatgg CTTGGGATCTTTTCGACTTTTGCCTTTCGGCCTCTCACCACCCCTCCATGGTCAGTTCTCATTGCCGCCATCCTTCTGTTTGTGGTATCAGCATGGACAGTTGGACAGGCGTGGTACATTCAGACGATTACTggctttcttccttcctgggcGAGCTCGGGCAGAATTGCGCTCGAACTTGTGAACGCTGGAGCCACGGCTGGGATTATCCTCGTGCTGGGGAGCCTCAAACTAGCGTCTCCAGAGGTCCTTTCGCGACTG CCCCAAGTTGCGCCCGATGATAACGTGactctcttctcttggGTGACTTTCAGCTGGGTCGACTCGTTTATCCGCTATGGCAACTCCCAAGAGCTGGAGCCCGAGGACCTTCCTCCGCTTTCCATGACCCAGCAGACGGCAATCGTTTTTGAAAAGTTCAGGCAGGTCACGACCAGCAAGCTCGTCAACAAACTTTTCGTTGTCAACAAGTTGGATATGGCTTTGGATGCTAGTCTGACCTTGGTCTCGGTCATCCTCAACTATGCTGGGCCATTTTTTCTGAACAGGATTCT TAGTGAGGGTTTGGATATCAGGTCTCGAGAAGCCATGTCCCGAGCATACGTCTTTGCTCTTTTCGCGCTTTTCgcttccatctccaag GCACTTGTCgaccttctccacctttgGCATAGTCGTCGAGCCGCCGTCCGAATCAAGGCCGAGCTCACTGCCGCTGTCTACGACAAGGCCCTTCGACGCAAGGATGCTTCGGGTATTGTTTCGAAGACCGGAGCggagggcaaggaaaaggatggCAAGCAGGAAAAAATGTCCAATGCTGACAGTGGCAAGGTCGTCAACCTCATGTCTG GTGATACAACCAGGATTGCCAATACTGTCAGTGGTGCGTACTTTATCTACAGCGCTCCTTTCGAAATCGTCGTtgcctccatcttcctttaCAA CATTCTCGGATGGTCAGCGTTTGCCGGTATTTTGGTGTTGGTGGTAGCGGCTCCTCTCAACTCCCTCGTTTCCAGCCGCAGTGTGAAGATCACTCAAGACCTACTCAAGGCTCGAGACAAGCGAATTGGGGTTATGAACGAACTCATCGGCGCCATCCAATTCATCAAG TTCTTTGCTTGGATCGAACAGTGGAAAGGTCGGGCCGCCGAAGCTCGTTCTAATGAAATGAAGCAGATGATTCGAT CTCTTATTAACAACGTCTGGTTCGCATTGCTTTGGTCTCTTGCTCCTATTTTGGTCACCCTCGTTTCATTCTTCTG ctacatcatcatcgagaAGCGAGACCTTACTGTTTCAGTGGCTTTCACCGCAATCTCTCTTTTCACAATGCTTCGTCTTCCACTTAACATTATTCCCTCTTAT ATCGTGGTAATATTGCAGTCCTTGGTGTCTATTCAGCGTATTGAGGACTTCCTGGCTGAAGACGAAG TTCCTGATTGGGTTTCCTCCCTCAAGCGCTCTGGAACTCAGAATGACGAAGCCACCAAGATTGGCTTTGAGAATGCATCTTTCAGGTGGAATACTGGCCAGCAGTCTTCATCGTCAGAAACCATCGAACCTAGCAAAGGGAAGCAACCTTCTTTCGAACCTGGTCCACTCGATGATAGTGTCCTCACCGACGGCAGCACTGTCGTCGAAGACACCTTTTTCACTTTGTCAGACCTCAATATTAATTTCCCTATCGGCAAGCTTTCTGTCGTCACCGGTCCTACGGGTTCTGGAAAGACCGCACTTCTCATTGCTTTGCTCGGCGAGATGGAACTCCTTAATGGCCGATCTTATTTGCCCAAGAACACTACCCAGGTAGACTCTTCGTCTGGTCTCAGAAACTCGATCGCATATGCCGCACAGACTCCATGGTTGCAGCAGACTTCGATCAAGAACAATATCCTGTTCGGTGAACCATTCGATGAGGAGCGATATGAGATGGTTTTGGAAGCCTGTGCCCT GAACCCCGATTTGGAtgttcttgaagatggcgaTATGACCGAGATTGGGGCTAAGGGA GTTTCTTTAAG TGGCGGTCAAAAAGCTCGTGTTGCCCTTGCTCGAGCAGTCTACTCTTACACCCAACATCTTCTGCTTGATGACCCTCTTGCTGCTGTCGACTCTCACACTGCCAGGCACTTAACCGACAAATGTCTCAACGGGCCCATTTTGAAGGGCCGTACAGTT GTGCTTATCTCCCACCACGTTGAATTGCTCCTCCCTTCAACCGATTATCTCGTCCGAATTCTCGATGGTCGCGTCGACATTCAAGGAACCTGTCAAGAGTTGCGAGAAAGAGGCGATCTCGATGGAATGGTGGCtttggaagaagccgaGCTCCGCAAGGACGTAGGTaagggcaaaggaaaatctcaggaagaggaggtggtggaaggcgaagatgCAGATGTTCAAGAAAccaagaaagagaagaggaagggtcCTGGAAAAAAGCTCATTCAAG ATGAAGAGCGCGCCATCGGCAATGTCAAGTGGGAAACTTACAAGCTGTACATTGTGGCAGCTACCTACACCACATGGGCGTGGACTGTCTTTGTATTGA TCTTATCGCAACTCTGCACTGTCGCGGAAAGGTACTGGCTTAAGGTCTGGGGTGAAG CGTACTCAAAACAACGTGTCACGACCCTCTTTACCATGTTTAAGCCTGCTATCCACGATTTGACCAACCATTACTTTGACAACGATCTTCACCAGCATGTGTTGCAGCACAGTGTTCCCAAGAACGTAACTTTCGCTGCTAGTGAACTTGTCTCTGTCGACATTTCTGGAATCACATCTCGTTTCCCCTCTGCTGAAACGGACCCTACTTTCTACCTCGCTGTGTACACTGCCATTG TTCTTGGAGCGGCTATGTTGGGTGTTGCCTCCAGCGGTATTGGAGCCTGGAGTTCTTACAAGGCCGCTGT CACCATTCACGACCGTCTTTTGGACAGGATCATGCGAG CCACTGTGCGATTCTTCAGCGTCACTCCGCTCGGACGTATCATCAACCGTTTCTCTCGAG ATGTCGAGGTTATTGACTCTAGTCTTAACGGTGCTCTTCGTACAGTGTTGATTTATGTCTCCAGTTTGATTGCTGCCATT GGTGTGGTCGGTTTCATCGTCCCGTGGTTTTTAGTTCCCGCTGCTGTCATCAGTTACCTATATTACCAGTATTCTGTTCTTTAC CTTCGAGTTGGCCGAAgtttgaggaggttggaagCCACT CTTCGATCGCCCATTTT CTCCGGCTTCGCCGAATTGCTTGATGGTGTTATTTCTGTCCGAGCTTTCTCTGCAGAAGCGCGATTCATGGAACAATTGTGTAAACAGGTTGACCAAACAAACCAAGCATTCTATTACTACTGG ATGATGAACCGCTGG ctcctcctccgaTTCGACGTCCTTGGTGCGATTTCTGTTGCGTTGACGACTTTGCTGGCTCTCAGCGGAGCCGTTCCTGCAGGTTCCGCCGGTATGGCGATCGTCTCAGCTCAGTCATTCGTCTCCGCTTGTTACTGGGTTTCTCGATTCTGGGGTCAGCTTGAGATGGACTTCAACTCTGTAGAGCGTGTGCAGGAGTATTTGTCTGTTCCTCAGGAGCCTCCTGCTGTCATCGCCAGTAATCGGCCGCCTGCATACTGGCCGGCCAACACAGGTGCTCCTGACTTCCTCAGCGTCCGGGACGTCGAAATCAAATACGCCCCCGATCTTCCTACTGTTTTCAAGGGATCATTTGACGTCAAGGCGGGGGAAAAGGTTGGTTTGATTGGTCGTACAGGAAGTGGAAAGTCGACTTTGGGTATGAGCTTGTTGAGATTCACCGACCCCACTTCTGGAAGTATCTTCTTGGATGGAATTGATATCACAAAGATTGGTGTTGATGACCTG CGCTCCCGCATTACCTACATTCCTCAAG ATGCCGTCTTATTCTCTGGTACTGTTCGGGAGAACCTCGATCCTTTCACCGAACATACCGATGCGGAACTCTACGACGCGCTTGCCAGAGTGAATCTTGGACCTCAAGGGACCACCCCTTTGGCTAGCCGTGCTCCTAGTCGTGTCGCTTCCAGTCGTCGTCTCGATGCGATCGTTGCCGAGGAGTCAACAGCACAGTCATCTGCATCATCCGCCTTTGGTTCTGCTTTTAGTTCAGCCAATGCCAGAACAACCATTACCCTCGCTACAGAAGTATCGGCCGGTGGGAGTAATTTCTCACAAGGGCAACGACAGTTGGTCGCTATGGCAAGGGCTTTGTTGAGGAGGTCCAACCTGATT ATCATGGATGAAGCCACTGCATCTGTGGACTTTGCGACCGACGAAGCCATTCAAACAGCGATCCGTTCAGAGTTCAGGGATTCAACACTGTTGACTATTGCGCACAGGTTGTCTTCCGTCATAGATTATGACAGgcttcttgttctttcaGACGGGGCCGTTGCTGAGTTTGATACCCCAATT AATCTCCTTCGCAAGGATGGCTCTCTTTTCAAATCTCTCTGCGAAAAGTCAGGGAAATACAAAGAGCTTTTCAGAGCTgctgagaagaaggagcaagaCGATCAGAAAAATAAAAGTGACAGCGGCTAA